A stretch of the Macaca mulatta isolate MMU2019108-1 chromosome 14, T2T-MMU8v2.0, whole genome shotgun sequence genome encodes the following:
- the ADM gene encoding pro-adrenomedullin isoform X2, with product MKLVSVALMYLGSLAFLGAETARLDVASQFRKKWNKWALSRGKRELRMSSSYPTGLADVKAGPAQTLIRPQDMKGASPSPEDSPDAPRIRVKRYRQSMNNFQGLRSFGCRFGTCTVQKLAHQIYQFTDKDKDNVAPRSKISPQGYGRRRRRSLPEAGPGRTLMSSKPQAPGAPPPPSGSAPHFL from the exons ATGAAGCTGGTTTCTGTCGCCCTGATGTACCTGGGTTCGCTCGCCTTCCTAGGCGCTGAAACCGCTCGGTTGGATGTCGCATCGCAGTTTCGAAAGAA GTGGAATAAGTGGGCTCTGAGTCGTGGGAAGAGGGAACTGCGGATGTCCAGCAGCTACCCCACTGGGCTCGCTGACGTGAAGGCTGGGCCTGCCCAGACTCTCATTCGGCCCCAGGACATGAAGGGTGCCTCTCCAAGCCCCGAAGACAG TCCGGATGCCCCCCGCATCCGAGTCAAGCGCTACCGCCAGAGCATGAACAACTTCCAGGGCCTCCGGAGCTTTGGCTGCCGCTTCGGGACATGCACGGTGCAGAAGCTGGCACACCAGATCTACCAGTTCACAGATAAGGACAAGGACAACGTCGCCCCCAGGAGCAAGATCAGCCCCCAGGGCTACGGCCGCCGGCGCCGGCGCTCCCTGCCTGAGGCCGGCCCGGGTCGGACTCTGATGTCTTCTAAGCCACAAGCACCTGGGGCTCCACCCCCGCCGAGTGGAAGTGCTCCCCACTTTCTTTAG
- the ADM gene encoding pro-adrenomedullin isoform X1 yields MKLVSVALMYLGSLAFLGAETARLDVASQFRKKWNKWALSRGKRELRMSSSYPTGLADVKAGPAQTLIRPQDMKGASPSPEDSSPDAPRIRVKRYRQSMNNFQGLRSFGCRFGTCTVQKLAHQIYQFTDKDKDNVAPRSKISPQGYGRRRRRSLPEAGPGRTLMSSKPQAPGAPPPPSGSAPHFL; encoded by the exons ATGAAGCTGGTTTCTGTCGCCCTGATGTACCTGGGTTCGCTCGCCTTCCTAGGCGCTGAAACCGCTCGGTTGGATGTCGCATCGCAGTTTCGAAAGAA GTGGAATAAGTGGGCTCTGAGTCGTGGGAAGAGGGAACTGCGGATGTCCAGCAGCTACCCCACTGGGCTCGCTGACGTGAAGGCTGGGCCTGCCCAGACTCTCATTCGGCCCCAGGACATGAAGGGTGCCTCTCCAAGCCCCGAAGACAG CAGTCCGGATGCCCCCCGCATCCGAGTCAAGCGCTACCGCCAGAGCATGAACAACTTCCAGGGCCTCCGGAGCTTTGGCTGCCGCTTCGGGACATGCACGGTGCAGAAGCTGGCACACCAGATCTACCAGTTCACAGATAAGGACAAGGACAACGTCGCCCCCAGGAGCAAGATCAGCCCCCAGGGCTACGGCCGCCGGCGCCGGCGCTCCCTGCCTGAGGCCGGCCCGGGTCGGACTCTGATGTCTTCTAAGCCACAAGCACCTGGGGCTCCACCCCCGCCGAGTGGAAGTGCTCCCCACTTTCTTTAG